A single genomic interval of Actinomycetota bacterium harbors:
- a CDS encoding lactate racemase domain-containing protein, translating to MDAQLVFGGRWIAARVPDGAQVVEPGISLPLPPAQDLEAAVREALDHPLDTPPLAEVARGAGRVTVAFDDPTVPCYAPLWSTALPLVLAELERGGVRRDRITLLCANALHRQFTVDELAGILGPDLAREFAAGGRLRCHDAEAPDDLEELGTTEQGEPVEVSRFVTDADLTVYVNASTTRGFSGGWKSICVGLSTYRSIRTHHTPDTMSMSMEKNRMHESLERMGKAVSDRLGERRIFKVETLLSNPLQVHRVLGGSVDATRREVLETTRAHQPARRDLLPERVDVVLYGVPDWSPYAAFSFTNPILTLISTGLGYLGGMVEAVGKPGCTVILATPCPDRWDDVHHPSYREVWDRVLPVTRDPYEARERFEPELAAREDYLAAYRTGFGFHPVHPVMALYPLKRLRHAGRVLVAGAEDPQVVRHVGFEPLATVEDALAEAATTHGPNPSVAVVRYPPAVNRT from the coding sequence GTGGACGCGCAGCTCGTGTTCGGGGGCCGCTGGATCGCCGCTCGCGTCCCCGACGGCGCGCAGGTCGTGGAGCCGGGGATCTCGCTCCCGCTCCCGCCGGCCCAGGACCTGGAGGCCGCGGTGCGGGAGGCGCTGGACCATCCGCTGGACACACCACCGCTGGCCGAGGTCGCTCGAGGCGCCGGACGGGTGACGGTGGCCTTCGACGACCCCACCGTGCCCTGCTACGCGCCGTTGTGGTCGACCGCCCTCCCGCTCGTGCTGGCCGAGCTCGAGCGGGGAGGCGTGCGCCGGGACCGGATCACGCTGCTGTGCGCGAACGCGCTGCACCGCCAGTTCACCGTGGACGAGCTGGCCGGGATCCTCGGCCCCGACCTGGCGCGCGAGTTCGCCGCCGGCGGCCGCCTGCGATGCCACGACGCCGAGGCGCCCGACGACCTGGAGGAGCTCGGGACGACGGAGCAGGGCGAGCCCGTCGAGGTCAGCCGGTTCGTCACCGACGCCGACCTCACGGTGTACGTGAACGCCTCCACCACCCGCGGGTTCTCCGGAGGGTGGAAGTCGATCTGCGTCGGGCTGTCCACCTACCGCTCCATCCGCACACACCACACCCCCGACACCATGAGCATGTCCATGGAGAAGAACCGCATGCACGAGTCGCTCGAGCGCATGGGCAAGGCGGTCTCGGACCGTCTCGGGGAGCGGCGGATCTTCAAGGTGGAGACGCTCCTGTCGAATCCGCTCCAGGTGCACCGAGTCCTGGGTGGCTCCGTGGATGCCACGCGCCGCGAGGTGCTGGAGACGACCCGGGCCCACCAGCCCGCCCGGCGCGACCTCCTCCCCGAGCGCGTCGATGTGGTGCTGTACGGCGTCCCGGACTGGAGCCCCTACGCCGCGTTCTCGTTCACCAACCCCATCCTCACGCTGATCTCGACGGGCCTGGGGTACCTGGGTGGCATGGTGGAGGCGGTGGGCAAGCCCGGGTGCACGGTGATCCTGGCCACGCCGTGCCCGGACCGCTGGGACGACGTCCACCACCCGTCGTATCGCGAGGTGTGGGACCGGGTGCTGCCCGTCACCCGCGACCCGTACGAGGCCCGGGAACGGTTCGAGCCGGAGCTGGCGGCCCGGGAGGACTACCTGGCCGCGTACCGGACGGGCTTCGGGTTCCACCCGGTCCATCCGGTGATGGCGTTGTACCCGCTGAAGCGGCTCCGCCACGCCGGGCGCGTGCTGGTGGCGGGAGCCGAGGACCCGCAGGTCGTGCGCCACGTGGGCTTCGAGCCTCTTGCCACCGTGGAGGACGCCCTGGCCGAGGCCGCGACGACGCACGGACCGAACCCGAGCGTGGCGGTCGTGCGCTACCCGCCGGCGGTGAACCGGACCTGA
- a CDS encoding MBL fold metallo-hydrolase, producing MAARKGTTVTRVRGGVKAAVSLFLVEHRGVLTLVDTGTAGSLPKITRALTAAGRRPEDVRQIVLTHCHGDHTGTAAALRAATGASVVAGAPDVGPIEGTAPYPGPRDRLFKAVFADLVRFDRLPVDVAVSERQELEGGLVAIPTPGHTAGHIAVLVPDLDTVLAGDLVWHLGPLRPSWRRLTQDPERNAESIRELAALGHARIEPGHGRAVSGDQLRDLAGRV from the coding sequence ATGGCGGCGCGCAAGGGAACGACGGTGACGCGGGTGCGGGGCGGGGTGAAGGCCGCAGTCTCGCTGTTCCTCGTGGAGCACCGCGGGGTGCTCACGCTGGTGGACACCGGGACCGCGGGGAGCCTTCCCAAGATCACCCGGGCGCTCACCGCGGCAGGCCGCCGCCCCGAGGACGTCCGCCAGATCGTCCTGACGCACTGCCACGGGGACCACACGGGGACCGCCGCCGCGTTGCGCGCGGCCACCGGCGCGTCCGTGGTGGCCGGCGCGCCGGACGTCGGGCCGATCGAGGGGACCGCTCCGTACCCGGGACCGCGGGACCGCCTGTTCAAGGCGGTGTTCGCGGACCTGGTGCGGTTCGACCGGCTCCCCGTGGACGTCGCCGTGTCGGAGCGCCAGGAGCTGGAGGGAGGACTGGTGGCCATCCCCACGCCCGGCCACACCGCGGGGCACATCGCGGTGCTCGTTCCGGACCTCGACACCGTGCTGGCGGGCGACCTCGTGTGGCACCTCGGCCCGCTCCGGCCGTCGTGGCGGCGGCTGACCCAGGACCCGGAGCGCAACGCCGAGTCCATCCGGGAGCTGGCCGCGCTGGGCCACGCCCGGATCGAGCCCGGCCACGGCCGCGCGGTGTCGGGAGACCAGCTCCGGGACCTGGCCGGCCGCGTGTAG
- a CDS encoding O-acetyl-ADP-ribose deacetylase, giving the protein MPEIVLVRGDITAQEVDAVVNAANSSLMGGGGVDGAIHRRGGPEILQECKRIRAERFPDGLPTGKAVATTGGRLPARWVIHTVGPVYARSEDRSYLLTSCHTEALRVADELGAETVAFPAISTGVYGYPLAEAAPVAVRAVREAGTRVREIRFVLFGREAHDAFGRALGEG; this is encoded by the coding sequence GTGCCCGAGATCGTGCTGGTGCGGGGCGACATCACGGCGCAGGAGGTCGACGCGGTGGTGAATGCGGCCAACTCGTCCCTGATGGGCGGCGGGGGGGTGGACGGCGCGATCCACCGGCGGGGCGGGCCGGAGATCCTCCAGGAGTGCAAGCGCATCCGGGCCGAGCGCTTTCCCGATGGCCTGCCCACCGGGAAGGCCGTGGCCACCACCGGCGGCAGGCTCCCGGCCCGATGGGTCATCCACACGGTGGGGCCGGTCTACGCGAGGTCCGAGGACCGCTCGTACCTGCTGACGAGCTGCCACACCGAAGCGCTGCGGGTGGCCGATGAGCTGGGGGCGGAGACCGTGGCCTTCCCGGCCATCTCAACCGGCGTGTACGGCTACCCGCTGGCCGAGGCCGCGCCGGTGGCCGTCCGGGCGGTCCGGGAGGCCGGCACCAGGGTCCGAGAGATCCGGTTCGTGCTGTTCGGCCGGGAGGCCCACGACGCCTTCGGGCGCGCCCTTGGGGAAGGGTGA
- a CDS encoding rhodanese-like domain-containing protein, whose protein sequence is MGSERDVGDVGDVSGANGTGDDLTQPGGVYARRDEVQIVDVREPYEWEAGRIEGAVHVPLNDLMAGRGPDLDPGRPVVAVCRSGNRSELAALMLQARGFEAHNLVGGMEAWARQGLPLSTPAGEPGRVA, encoded by the coding sequence GTGGGCAGCGAGCGCGACGTGGGCGACGTGGGCGACGTGAGCGGGGCGAACGGCACGGGCGACGACCTGACCCAGCCCGGGGGCGTGTACGCGCGCCGGGACGAGGTCCAGATCGTGGACGTCCGGGAGCCCTACGAGTGGGAGGCTGGGCGGATCGAGGGGGCGGTCCACGTGCCGCTCAACGACCTCATGGCCGGGAGGGGCCCCGATCTCGATCCCGGCCGGCCGGTCGTGGCGGTGTGCCGATCGGGAAACCGCAGCGAGCTGGCCGCCCTGATGCTCCAGGCCCGCGGGTTCGAGGCCCACAACCTGGTCGGAGGCATGGAGGCGTGGGCCCGGCAGGGTCTGCCCCTCTCGACGCCGGCCGGCGAGCCCGGCCGGGTGGCCTGA
- a CDS encoding GntR family transcriptional regulator: MRAIRPDNSLTRQVYDSIRASIIRGELTPGSLHSVQELADVLGVSRTPVREALIDLSTQGMVRFERNRGVRILQTSQHDLEEIFALRLLLEVPAAYVAAEQITDPELRSLRKEFAAMERSARAGDEQTLMEHDRKFHGIILEASGNRRLASTVDRLRDLVLVRGASTAGRSRSLANIVEEHQAILGSIERREPAASARALREHILHTADLLLSQEHEGEAESGAGRWADLVRFE; encoded by the coding sequence ATGAGAGCCATTCGCCCTGACAACAGCCTCACCCGCCAGGTGTACGACTCGATCCGGGCATCGATCATCCGGGGCGAGCTGACTCCTGGCAGCCTGCACTCCGTCCAGGAGCTCGCCGACGTCCTGGGGGTGTCCAGGACGCCGGTTCGCGAGGCGCTGATCGACCTGTCCACCCAGGGCATGGTTCGTTTCGAGCGAAACCGGGGGGTCCGGATCCTCCAGACCTCGCAGCACGACCTGGAGGAGATCTTCGCGCTGCGGCTGCTGCTGGAGGTCCCGGCGGCGTATGTGGCCGCGGAGCAGATCACCGACCCGGAGCTCCGGTCGCTGCGCAAGGAGTTCGCCGCGATGGAACGGTCGGCCCGGGCCGGAGACGAGCAGACCCTCATGGAACATGACCGGAAGTTCCACGGGATCATTCTGGAGGCCTCCGGGAACCGCCGCCTGGCCAGCACAGTCGATCGTCTTCGTGACCTGGTGCTGGTGCGGGGGGCGTCCACGGCCGGCCGGTCCCGGTCCCTGGCCAACATCGTGGAGGAGCACCAGGCGATCCTGGGGAGCATCGAGCGGCGGGAGCCGGCCGCCTCGGCCCGGGCCCTGCGCGAGCACATCCTGCACACCGCCGACCTCCTGCTGTCCCAGGAACACGAGGGCGAGGCGGAGTCCGGGGCCGGCCGGTGGGCGGACCTGGTGCGCTTCGAGTAA
- a CDS encoding (Fe-S)-binding protein — protein sequence MTRRALPDEALQTLAGERANMEACIRCGLCLESCPTYVLTLLEEEGPRGRIAIARGLLDGHLEVTDDLVTHELNCLLCEACTDVCPAGVRMDELGVALRGALTESGATGRRERAVTRMLRVLGDRSRLRRMVRQLGWLRRLGLHRAASATGLLRALGLSHHSLPPIPRQFLEPDGGGWRPENGGTRGRAVLFAGCLMSTMLAPIDVATGELLAAAGYEVEVVRGQTCCGALSAHQGDLDTARDMGARNIAALSGDDAPIVLNSAGCGAFLKGYGHHFGLQGLGVASRVVDLSVMLAGAELDLSGEAPEGPVVFQDPCHLRSAQAIVEEPRALLSRIPGMDLVELNEPGMCCGSAGVYNVTHRHIARELSRRKAEDIIASGARTVVTANPGCLLQVRAALRQAGSRIPVLHLAEVMRRACPAPVERFGPEARVREHAERR from the coding sequence GTGACCAGGCGTGCCCTGCCAGATGAAGCGCTTCAGACCCTGGCCGGCGAGCGCGCCAACATGGAGGCCTGCATCCGGTGCGGGCTGTGCCTGGAGTCCTGCCCCACCTACGTCCTGACCCTTCTGGAGGAAGAGGGTCCACGCGGGCGCATCGCCATCGCCCGAGGCCTGCTGGATGGCCATCTCGAGGTCACCGACGACCTGGTGACCCACGAGCTCAACTGCCTGCTGTGCGAGGCGTGCACCGACGTCTGTCCTGCGGGCGTGCGGATGGACGAGCTCGGCGTGGCCCTGCGGGGAGCCCTCACCGAGAGCGGCGCGACCGGGCGGCGGGAGCGCGCCGTCACCCGGATGCTCCGGGTCCTCGGAGACCGGTCCCGGCTGCGGCGCATGGTTCGGCAGCTGGGATGGCTTCGCCGCCTCGGCCTGCACCGGGCGGCCTCCGCCACCGGCCTCCTGCGGGCCCTAGGACTGTCCCACCACTCGCTGCCCCCCATCCCCCGCCAGTTCCTGGAACCCGACGGGGGCGGCTGGCGGCCGGAGAACGGCGGTACCCGGGGGCGGGCCGTGCTGTTCGCCGGATGCCTCATGTCGACCATGCTGGCTCCCATCGACGTGGCCACGGGCGAGCTGCTGGCCGCGGCCGGGTACGAGGTGGAGGTGGTCCGGGGCCAGACCTGCTGCGGGGCGCTGTCCGCGCACCAGGGTGACCTCGACACGGCGCGCGACATGGGGGCCAGGAACATCGCGGCGCTGTCCGGCGACGACGCCCCCATCGTGCTGAACTCGGCCGGCTGCGGGGCCTTCCTGAAAGGCTACGGCCACCACTTTGGCCTCCAGGGTCTGGGCGTGGCGTCCCGGGTCGTGGATCTCTCCGTGATGCTGGCCGGCGCGGAGCTCGACCTCTCCGGGGAGGCTCCGGAGGGACCGGTCGTGTTCCAGGATCCATGCCACCTGCGCTCGGCGCAGGCGATCGTGGAGGAGCCGCGGGCGCTGCTGTCCCGCATCCCGGGCATGGACCTGGTCGAGCTGAACGAGCCGGGCATGTGCTGCGGCTCGGCCGGCGTGTACAACGTCACCCACCGCCACATCGCCCGGGAGCTGTCCAGGCGAAAGGCCGAGGACATCATCGCGTCGGGGGCCCGGACCGTGGTGACCGCGAACCCCGGCTGCCTGCTGCAGGTCCGCGCTGCGCTTCGCCAGGCGGGTTCCCGGATCCCCGTCCTGCACCTGGCGGAGGTAATGCGCCGGGCGTGCCCGGCCCCTGTGGAGCGGTTCGGACCGGAGGCCAGGGTTCGGGAGCACGCGGAGCGGCGGTAG